The region GTGGCCAGCTCGGCCACCACCACCAGGTCCCACAGGTCCTTGTCCACGTGGTGCGCCGCGTAGTCGGCGTGGCTAATGATCCCCACCAGCTCGCCCCGGTCATTGACCACCGGGAAAGAGGCGTACTTGGAGAGCATGACCTTGCGGTGGAACTGGCCCAGGGTCATGTTCTGGGGCACGCTGTCCACCGAGGGCCGCATGGCCCGGTCCACGCTCAGCGAGCGCAACAGGTTCATGTCCTTGCCCGCGTGGATATCCACCCCCCGCCGGATCAGCTTGAGGGTGTAGATGGATTCGGGGTTGATGTGCTGGGCCACCAGGGTGGCCACGGTGCAGCCGATCATCAGGGGCAGGATTATCTGGTAGCCCCCGGTCATCTCGAACAGAATCAAGAAGGCGGTGATGGGCCCGTGGGTGGCTCCGGCCACCACCGCGGCCATGCCCACGATGGCATAGGCCCCGGCCCCGGCGGTGTGCCCCGGGGCCAGCTCATGGGCCAGGCCCCCGAAGGCCCCGCCCAGCATGGCCCCGATCACCAGCGAGGGCGCGAAGATGCCCCCGGACATGCCCCCGGCGATGGTCAGGCTGGTGGCGAAAATCTTGACCACCATGACCATGAGCATGAGCCACCAGACCATCTGGTGGTTAAGGGCCAGCTCGATGCCCTCGTAGCCCACCCCCAGCACCCAGGGGAAGCCCAGGCCCATGATCCCCAGGCCCAGGCCCGCCAAGGGCGTCTTGGCCCATTCCGGTATGCGGATGGCGTCCACCCAGTCCTCGACCTTGTACAGGGTGGCCGTAAAGCCCGCGCCCACCGCGCCGGCGGCCAGGCCCAGGCCGGCGTATAGGGCCAGCTCCCAGGCCGAAACCAGATGATAGGCCGGCACCATGAAGGCCGGGAAGTCGCCCAGGTAATAGCGGCTGACCGCCGTGGCCATCACCGCCGAGAGCACGATGGGGCTGAAGGTGGCCACCGCGAAGTCGCCCAGCACGATCTCCATGGCGAACATCATGCCCGCCACCGGGGCGTTGAAGGTGGCCGCGATGCCCGCCGCCGCGCCGCAGCCCACCAGGATGCGCATGCGCCCGGCGCTCACCTTGAACACCTGACCCACCCCGCTGCCGATGGCCGAGCCGATCTGCACGATGGGCCCCTCCCGGCCCACCGAGCCGCCCACCGCAATGGAAAGGGCCGAGGCCAGGGACTTGACCAGCACCACCCGCATGCGGATGAAGCCGCCCTTGAGGCTAACCGCCTCCATCACCTCGGGCACCCCGTGGCCCTTGGCCTCGCGGGCCACGAAGTAGATGAGCGGCCCCACCACCAGCCCGCCCGCCACGGGCACGGCCAGCAGATACCACCAAGGCAGCCCGGCCACCACGCTCAATAGGTTGGCGTCGCTGCCGTAGGAGAGGGTGCGCAGGAAAGATATGAGATAGCGGAAGCCTACCGCGCCATAGCCCCCCAGAATCCCCACGGCCACGCCCAGGACCATGAGGGTGCCCTGCTCGGTGGTCCATAAGCTGCGGGTTAACTTTTTTAGGGGGGTCATTCAATGGCCCGGCTGAAGGTATGATTTCGCCGCTCCCGGCTCCCCACCATAGCAAATTACCGGGCGGTTCAGTCAAGCGGCCTGGGGCCGGGGGCGGGCTTCACCCAAGCTTAACATGGGAGAGTCAAAAAAATGCTTGTAGGTTCACGTGCTTAATGCGTAATATTACTTTGTCCAACGGCTATATCCAAAGCTTGTCCCAATAGGGGGGTATGTCCCGGTGTAGTTGGGCCTAGACAGACCCGAACAACGCTGTTACCGGTCATCTGTCGTGTATTCCGCCGGGCACGTCCGCTACTCCCTCTCAAAATTTTGGCTGCGGGGAAGCCGCCTGCGGCTGCACCCCGCCGCTGGGGAGCACTGCCATGAGCATGCCGGTCGTCGACCATGCGAAGCGCACGGGTGTCGGCAACCCAAGGACCTACCGTGGCGAAGATTTCCCCAAGGAACCATCCCTTGGGGAAAGGATCAAGGCCTGGACGTGGACCTGGGCCAAACAGAAGCTGCAACTGAAGGACCTGAGCTCCTTTTTGCAGCTCTCCTGGAACACCTGGATCTTCGGGGCCTTGCCGGCCTGGATGAGCCGGATGTATCTTGGAAGCTTGGCGGGGCTGTATTTCAAGGTGGCCGGCAAGGAGTCCGGAGCCATCAAGCGCGCCCTGAGCCATTGCCTGCCCGCCGCCAAGCTGGGCCGCGTCTGGCCCAAGGTCCGCGCCGGGATCATCGACCACTACCATGAGAAGCTCTACCTGGCCTTCAAGAGCTTCCCCACCATCCGGGCCAAGTGCCTGCGCAAAGTGAAGATCACCAACCAGGAGGTCCTGGACCAGGCCGTGGCCCAGGGGCGCGGCGTGCTCTTGATCACCGGCCACTACGGCGCCCTGGAGTTCATGCCCGGCGCCTTGGCCTTTAGGGGCTATCCCCTTTCGGTGATGGTCCACTGCAAGACCCCGCGTCTCAAGGCCATCCTGGAGGAGCGCTCGTCCCGGGCGGGCACCGAGCTGATGGACCCCAAGTCCGGCGAGGTGTTCTTCACCGCGGTGGAGCATCTCAAGCGGGGCCGGGTGCTCATCACCCAGTGCGACGAGATCAGCATGTGGAAGCCCTACAAGGACAAGACCACCAAGTTCCTGGGCCTCTCCGTGCCCCTGGACCGCTCCATGGACCTTCTGGCCCGCAAGTCCAAGGCCGTGGTGATCATGGGCCTGGTGCACCGCCGGGGCCGCCGCTACGAACTGGAGCTATTGGACCCCTCCGCCCATCCCGCCGGCCATGGCCAGACCCAGGTCTCGGCCCAGTGCCTGTCGGTGCTCAGCGATTATATTCTCAAAGAGCCCCAGCAGTGGTATGAGTGGAAAAAACTGAACCAGTTCCTGCCTGCTCAAGTGGACACGGTGAATGCACATAACAAGCCTGAGCGCCTATTTGATTCGTTGGCCCTTCAGCCTGGCGGTGTCCCACAGCCTGGCTAGCAACACGGCCACGGCCAACGTCGTGGTGGCGCTGACCGACGGGCAGGGACAAGTCGGCTACGGCGAGGGGGTTCCTCGCAGCTATGTGACCGGAGAAGAGGTGGAAAGCTCCCTGGCCGCCCTGAAAAGCGGCCTGGGGCCCCTGGTCCTGGACGCCGAGATACCCGACGGCCAGGCCCTGGGCTGGCTGGAGCGCATCGCCGGAGCCCAGGCCCTGGACGCCGCTCCGGCCTCGGCCTGCGCCCTGGAGACCGCCCTCCTCGACCTGGCCGGACGCCGCGCGCGGCGCTCGCTGAGCAGCTTCCTGGGCTCCGGCGCGCCCGCGCCGGTGGTCTACAGCGCGGTGGTGCCTCTTTTACCCCCCCCGGCCCTGCCCGCCATCCTGGGCCAGGTAAAGGCCATGGGCCTGAAGCAGGTCAAGGTGAAGGTGGAGCGCCAGGGCGGCGTGGAGCTGGTGGCCAAGGTGCGCGAGGCCCTGGGCCTCGAGGCCCGTCTGAGGGTGGACGCCAACGGCGCCTGGAGCCCCGGCGAAGCGATTGATCAGATCAAGGCCCTGGCCGAGCTGGGAGTGGAGGCGGTGGAGCAGCCGGTGCCCGCCGAGCTGGGGCCCCGAGCCCTGGCCGAGGTCAACGCGGCGGTGGAGCCCATGCTCATCGCCGACGAGTCGCTGTGCACCCGCGCGGACGCCGAAGGGCTCATCGCCGCCCGAGGGGTGGGCTGCTTCAATTTGCGCCTATCCAAATGCGGCGGCCCGTCGCGCACCCTGGAGCTGATGAAGCTGGCCCAAGAGGCGGGGCTCAAGTGCATGCTAGGCTGCCAGGTGGGCGAGCTGGGCATCCTCTCGGCCCTGGGCCGCCAGTTCGGGGGCATGCACCCGGAGCTGGTCTACCAAGAGGGCAGCCTGACCCGGTTCTTCGTGGACCAAGACCTGATCCGGCAAAACCTGACCTTCGGGCCGGGAGGCATGGCCCCGCCGCTCATCGGCCCGGGCCTGGGGGTGGAGGTGCTGCCCGCGGCCCTAGAGGGTTGCGAGCGCTTCACCCTGGCGGCCTGATCCGCTCAGCGCCTATAGGACCACTATATGTTGTATCGCCCTAATTTGACTGCACAATAAAGGTTCTGTTTTTTTAGGGACGCTCTTGACAAACGGAGCGCTCCGACTGATGATCTACAAAGCAACTTCGCGGAAAAGCTAAAACTTTTCAGCCCCCCCGGGGTTGCGGGATGGATCAGGCCGTGGAACGCCACAACAGCTGCCTCAATAGCCGGGCCATCATCGACTATGTCGAGCGGCACTACGGCTCGCCTCATTTGCTCCTCAAGGGGCTGGAGGATGAGCTCGGCGAGATCGAGGAGCCCCTGGCCTTTTTGCGCGACGCCCACAACTGGGTGTCGGCCGGGCTTCTGGCCCGCATGTACGCCAACGCCCGCGAGCTCACCGGCGATCCCCGCGTGGCCTTCCAGATCGGCTTCGAATCGGTCACCCACCAGCGCCTGGGTTACATCCAGCAAATCCTTTTGAAAGCCTGGGCCTCGCCCCGCGTGGCGGTCAAGCGCCTGGAGACCATCAACCGCAAGTTCAACCGCACCAAGGAAGTGGAGCTGGTCGCCCAGGAATCGGACCACGCCCTGGTGCGCCTGCACTGGCTGCCCGGCATCGAGGTCAGCGACGACTTCTGCCTGATGAACCAGGGGGTCTACTCGGCCATCCCCACCATCTGGGGCCTGCCCCCGGCCCGGGTGGAGGAGACCAAGTGCCAGTTCGAGGGCGACGAATACTGCGAGTTCGACGTCCGCTGGCGCAACCCCTCCCTGGTGCAGCGGGCCCGCCTGCTCATCCACAACCAGCGCAGCCTCCTGGGCGAGAGCCTGGCCGAGATCGAGCACGACAAGCAGCTTCTGGAGCACAAGTACTCCGAGGTGCAGGCGCTCAACCGCCAGCTCATGCGCAAGATAGAGCAGATCCTGGCCATCCAGCAGGCCTCGGGAGCCATCCTCTCCGAGCTGGACTACGGCCGACTGATTCCCAACGTCCTCTCCCTGTTCCTCAGGACCATCGGCTACCAGCGGGCCATGATCATGCTGGTGGACGAGAGCGCGCAGATGCTGCGCTTCGAAGAGGGCGTGGGCATGGACCCCAGCGACCTGGCCCCCATGGACGGCTATTCGGTGCCCATGGACCGCTCCAGCAACCTCCTGGCCCGCGTGGCCCAGAGCGGCCAGCCCCTGATCAGCCACGACGCGGCCCGTTTGAACCTGAACCCCAAAAACCTCATCATCCGCAAGTATCAGCCCCAGGCCATCGTGATCCTGCCCCTGACCGCCCAGGGCCGGGTGATCGGCATCCTGGCCGCCGACCGCCCCGAGGGCGACGACCCGGTGACCAGCATGGACCGCGACTATCTGGGGGTGTTCGCCAACCAGGTGGCCCTGGCCATCGAAAACGCCCGCATGTACCGGGACCTCAAGGAATCCTTCCTGTCCACGGTGCAGTCCCTGGCCCAGGCCCTGGAAGCCAAGGACCCCTACACCCGCGGCCACTCCGAGCGCGTGACCACCTACGCGGCGCGCCTGGCCACCCGGGTGGGCCTGCCCGAGGAAGAGGTGGAGATGCTCAAGCGCCTGGGCATGCTCCACGACGTGGGCAAGATCGCCCTGGACCGCCAGATCCTGAACAAGGAAGGCAAGCTCTCCGACGAGGATCTGGAGATGGTGCGCAAGCATCCCATCTGGGGCGAGAGCATCATCCGGCCCCTCAAGCTGACCAAGGCCGAGATGGCCATCGTGCGCCACCACCACGAGCGCTACGACGGCCGGGGCTATCCCGACGGCCTGGCCGCCGAGGCCATCCCCCTGCCCGCCCGGGTGATCAGCGTGGCCGACGCCTTTGACGCCATGACTAGCGACCGCCCCTACCGCAAGGCCATGGGCCTCAGGGACGCCCTGGACGAGTTGGAGCGCGGCGCGGGCAGCCAGTTCGACCGCAAAATGGTGGAGGCCTTTGTCACCATGGTGCGCGAGGGCCGCATCGACGACGTGCTGCCCCGCCACCGCAAGGACAACCTGCGCCATCTCAACCTGGCCAAGACCTAAGCAGTCATCGCTATAAAATGAATAAGGCCCCGCCGCACGGCGGGGCCTGGTTGTTTTTTGGGGAAGGCTCTTTTAGTGCAGGCGCGTACCGCTGGCCAGCAGGTCGTACAGCTCCGTCTCGGGCAGGGGCCGGCTGAACAGGAAGCCCTGGATCTGGTCGCAGCGCCGCTCGCGCAGGAAGCTCAGCTGATCGCGGTTCTCCACCCCCTCGGCGATCACCTTGAGCCGCAGGCCCCGGCTCATGTTGATGATGGTGTCCACGATGGAAGCGTCGTCGCTGTTCACCGCCACGTCCTGCACAAAGGAGCGGTCTATCTTCAGGGTGTTCATGGGGAAGCGCTTCAGATAGTAGAGGTTGGAGTAGCCCTTGCCGAAGTCGTCCATGGAGAGCTGGACCCCCAGGCGGTTTAGCTCCTCCAGAGTTACGATGGCCTCGTCCACCGAGTTCATGACCATACTCTCGGTCACCTCCAGCTCCAGGCAGCGCGGGTCCAGGCCGGTGCGCCCCAGGGTCTCGGCCACCATGGGCACCAGGTCCTTTTGCTGAAACTGGCGCGGCGAGAGGTTCACCGACACCGCCAAGCCCTCCCGTCCCTTGTCGTGCCAGGCCTTGGTCTGGCGGCAGGCCTGCTCCAGCACCCAGCGCCCGATGGGCACGATCTGGCCGGTGTCCTCGGCCAGGGGAATGAACTCGCCCGGGCTGATGAGCCCCTGCTCGGGGCGCTGCCAGCGCACCAGGGCCTCCACCCCCACCACGCTGCCCTGGTTCAGCTCCACCTTGGGCTGGTAGTGCACCAGGAACTCCTGGTTGTCGATGGCCGAGCGCAACGCGCCCTCCAGGGCCATGCGCCGCTGCACCTTGTCGTTTAGCTCCGGGGTGAACAGCTTGAAGTTGTTGCGGCCCGCTCCCTTGGCCCGGTACATGGCCATGTCCGCGTTGGCCATCAGGGTCTCGGCCTCGCGGCCGTCGTCCGGGAACAGGGTGATGCCCACGCTGGCCGAGAGGAAGAACTCGCGGCCCCGCAGGCTAAAAGGCCTGGCCATGGCGTCCAGCACCCGCTGGGCCACCACCCCGGCGTACTCCGGCTCCCGGATGCCCATCAAGAGCACGATAAACTCGTCGCCGCCCAGGCGGGCCACGGTGTCCTCGTCGCGCACCGTGTCGGCCAGGCGGGCGGAGGTCTCGCGCAACAGCTCGTCGCCCGCCGCGTGGCCCAGGCCGTCGTTCACGTGCTTGAAATTGTCCAGGTCCAGAAACAACAGGGCCAGGCGCTGGTCCTTGCGGGCCGAGCTGGCGATGGCCTTTTCCAGGCGGTCGTTGAACAGGCGGCGGTTGGGCAGCCCGGTCAGCGCGTCGTGGTAGGCCAGGTAGGTGATCTTCTCCTCGGAGTTCTTGATGGCGCTGATGTCGCGCACCGCCCACACCAGGCGGCCTTGGTCGCCGCCCATGCGGGCCACGGAAAGCCACTGGTGAAACTCGTGGCCGTCGGGGCGCTGGTGCACCACCTCGCCGCCCCACACCCCCTCGTCCTCCAGGGCCGCGAAGATCGCGGCATAGACGCCGGCCGCGTCGGGGTGCTGGTTCAGCCCGGCCAGGGACTGGCCGTTCGCCTGCCCGGCCTCGTGCCCGCAGATCTGGCAGAAGGCCGCGTTGACCATCTGGACCTGGCCCATGGCGTCGGTTACCGCGATGCCTTCGGAGGTGCTCTCCAGCACCTGCTCCAGCAGGCGGCTGTGGTGGCGGCAATGCTCCAGCTCGCGCCCGAGCTGCTCCATCACCTCCAAACCGCTTTCCACCACCTGGCTCAGCTCGCGGCGGCGGGCCTGATCCAGCTCCAGCCGCTCCAGGACGGCGCTCAGTTTGTCTCTCCAGCTGCTGATGATTTCCGGGCTAGGCGTCACGGTTGCTCCCATCCAGGTTACGGACCTAAAAGCCAAATTGCGCACTAAGTTAGCACCCTTGCCCGACGCCTGGCAAGCCCTGTCCCGGCCGGGGGCTCTGGTTTAACGCGATGGTCACGCAACACGGCCAACCGCATCGGGCCCAGGCCCCATGCGGTCTTTCGCGGAGGCCGGGGCGGCAAGCCAAGCATCCGCAGGCCCGGCCGGAGCGATCGGGGCCCGGCCAAATCGCTCCAGGCTGTATTGTCTTTAATCTCCTAGTGATATTGCGCTAGAATGGGTCCAACCACGCCCGCCCCGATCTCCCATCCAGAACGCATCCATCCGGCGGGATATTCAGGCTACATTTCCGGGAGGGGACCATGCCCAAGAAAAAGACTTCCACCCGCGCCCAAGAACGCAAGCTGGAAAGGCTCAGCCCCTTCCAGCTCAAGAACCGCCTCATCGAGCTGGCCACCACCAGCCACGAGCGCATGATGCTCAACGCGGGCCGGGGCAACCCCAACTGGACCGCCACTGAGCCGCGCCAGGCCTTTTTCAGCCTGGGGCAGTTCGCGGCCTCGGAGTCCGAGCGCGCCCTCGACCTGCCGGCCATGGGCGGCCACCCGGTGGTGCGCGGCATGATCAGCCGCTTCGACAAGTGGTGCGCCGCGCATAAGGATCAGGAGGGCGTGGCCTTCCTGCGCTCCGCCCTTTCC is a window of Desulfarculaceae bacterium DNA encoding:
- a CDS encoding chloride channel protein → MTPLKKLTRSLWTTEQGTLMVLGVAVGILGGYGAVGFRYLISFLRTLSYGSDANLLSVVAGLPWWYLLAVPVAGGLVVGPLIYFVAREAKGHGVPEVMEAVSLKGGFIRMRVVLVKSLASALSIAVGGSVGREGPIVQIGSAIGSGVGQVFKVSAGRMRILVGCGAAAGIAATFNAPVAGMMFAMEIVLGDFAVATFSPIVLSAVMATAVSRYYLGDFPAFMVPAYHLVSAWELALYAGLGLAAGAVGAGFTATLYKVEDWVDAIRIPEWAKTPLAGLGLGIMGLGFPWVLGVGYEGIELALNHQMVWWLMLMVMVVKIFATSLTIAGGMSGGIFAPSLVIGAMLGGAFGGLAHELAPGHTAGAGAYAIVGMAAVVAGATHGPITAFLILFEMTGGYQIILPLMIGCTVATLVAQHINPESIYTLKLIRRGVDIHAGKDMNLLRSLSVDRAMRPSVDSVPQNMTLGQFHRKVMLSKYASFPVVNDRGELVGIISHADYAAHHVDKDLWDLVVVAELATREVQTVTPLDTLDAALRKISAKDYATLPVVAGPDDRRLVGILSHRDIISVYTTTQRKSSLDGGEEA
- a CDS encoding lysophospholipid acyltransferase family protein is translated as MSMPVVDHAKRTGVGNPRTYRGEDFPKEPSLGERIKAWTWTWAKQKLQLKDLSSFLQLSWNTWIFGALPAWMSRMYLGSLAGLYFKVAGKESGAIKRALSHCLPAAKLGRVWPKVRAGIIDHYHEKLYLAFKSFPTIRAKCLRKVKITNQEVLDQAVAQGRGVLLITGHYGALEFMPGALAFRGYPLSVMVHCKTPRLKAILEERSSRAGTELMDPKSGEVFFTAVEHLKRGRVLITQCDEISMWKPYKDKTTKFLGLSVPLDRSMDLLARKSKAVVIMGLVHRRGRRYELELLDPSAHPAGHGQTQVSAQCLSVLSDYILKEPQQWYEWKKLNQFLPAQVDTVNAHNKPERLFDSLALQPGGVPQPG
- a CDS encoding HD domain-containing protein: MERHNSCLNSRAIIDYVERHYGSPHLLLKGLEDELGEIEEPLAFLRDAHNWVSAGLLARMYANARELTGDPRVAFQIGFESVTHQRLGYIQQILLKAWASPRVAVKRLETINRKFNRTKEVELVAQESDHALVRLHWLPGIEVSDDFCLMNQGVYSAIPTIWGLPPARVEETKCQFEGDEYCEFDVRWRNPSLVQRARLLIHNQRSLLGESLAEIEHDKQLLEHKYSEVQALNRQLMRKIEQILAIQQASGAILSELDYGRLIPNVLSLFLRTIGYQRAMIMLVDESAQMLRFEEGVGMDPSDLAPMDGYSVPMDRSSNLLARVAQSGQPLISHDAARLNLNPKNLIIRKYQPQAIVILPLTAQGRVIGILAADRPEGDDPVTSMDRDYLGVFANQVALAIENARMYRDLKESFLSTVQSLAQALEAKDPYTRGHSERVTTYAARLATRVGLPEEEVEMLKRLGMLHDVGKIALDRQILNKEGKLSDEDLEMVRKHPIWGESIIRPLKLTKAEMAIVRHHHERYDGRGYPDGLAAEAIPLPARVISVADAFDAMTSDRPYRKAMGLRDALDELERGAGSQFDRKMVEAFVTMVREGRIDDVLPRHRKDNLRHLNLAKT
- a CDS encoding EAL domain-containing protein; protein product: MTPSPEIISSWRDKLSAVLERLELDQARRRELSQVVESGLEVMEQLGRELEHCRHHSRLLEQVLESTSEGIAVTDAMGQVQMVNAAFCQICGHEAGQANGQSLAGLNQHPDAAGVYAAIFAALEDEGVWGGEVVHQRPDGHEFHQWLSVARMGGDQGRLVWAVRDISAIKNSEEKITYLAYHDALTGLPNRRLFNDRLEKAIASSARKDQRLALLFLDLDNFKHVNDGLGHAAGDELLRETSARLADTVRDEDTVARLGGDEFIVLLMGIREPEYAGVVAQRVLDAMARPFSLRGREFFLSASVGITLFPDDGREAETLMANADMAMYRAKGAGRNNFKLFTPELNDKVQRRMALEGALRSAIDNQEFLVHYQPKVELNQGSVVGVEALVRWQRPEQGLISPGEFIPLAEDTGQIVPIGRWVLEQACRQTKAWHDKGREGLAVSVNLSPRQFQQKDLVPMVAETLGRTGLDPRCLELEVTESMVMNSVDEAIVTLEELNRLGVQLSMDDFGKGYSNLYYLKRFPMNTLKIDRSFVQDVAVNSDDASIVDTIINMSRGLRLKVIAEGVENRDQLSFLRERRCDQIQGFLFSRPLPETELYDLLASGTRLH